A single window of Helicobacter macacae MIT 99-5501 DNA harbors:
- the recR gene encoding recombination mediator RecR, which translates to MPSYKASLTRFSALIDSLEQIPTIGKKSARKIAFTLATENKYLALQIAQCIENSIGAVRSCSICGALSENEICEICLDDSRDSTKLCVVLNARDIFTLEDIGDFDGKYWVLEGELESINFTAIKERVAKQGVQEIIFAFSPSLANEAVMLFIEDKLSEFSHIVFSKIAQGVPTGIGLENIDQLSLSRALSARVKL; encoded by the coding sequence ATGCCCTCTTACAAAGCCTCTCTTACGCGCTTTAGCGCACTTATAGATTCACTAGAGCAGATTCCCACTATTGGCAAAAAGTCCGCTAGAAAAATCGCTTTTACACTTGCTACGGAAAATAAATATTTAGCCTTGCAAATCGCACAATGTATCGAAAACTCAATAGGTGCGGTGCGCTCTTGTAGTATCTGTGGTGCGCTTAGCGAGAATGAAATCTGTGAAATCTGCCTAGATGATAGCCGAGATAGCACCAAACTATGCGTGGTGCTAAATGCTAGAGATATTTTCACGCTAGAGGATATAGGGGATTTTGATGGGAAGTATTGGGTGCTAGAGGGCGAGCTAGAGAGTATAAACTTCACTGCGATAAAAGAGCGTGTAGCAAAGCAAGGCGTGCAAGAAATCATCTTTGCTTTCTCCCCAAGCCTAGCAAACGAAGCGGTAATGCTTTTTATCGAGGATAAATTAAGCGAATTTAGCCACATAGTGTTTAGCAAAATAGCTCAAGGTGTCCCCACAGGCATAGGACTAGAAAATATCGACCAGCTCTCACTATCTCGTGCGCTAAGTGCGCGAGTAAAGCTCTAA
- the lpxC gene encoding UDP-3-O-acyl-N-acetylglucosamine deacetylase has translation MKQRTIKNKVELTGIGLHKGVPVKLELEPLEANSGIVFYRSDLGVSIPLKPESIIDTTMATVIGKGEAKISTIEHLMSAIYAYGIDNLKINVDNEEIPIMDGSSIAWCMLLDEAGIREFGEARELVMIKKPLEVRDGDKFVRLEPSEKTIFDFAIDFKHPAIGKQQYKFAFSRKNYREEIARARTFGFLQEVNYLRSIGLGKGGNLNNCIVLDESGIMNKDGLRYSEEFVRHKILDAIGDMAILGIPLLGSYVSFAGSHKLNSMLTQKLLSDESAYEIITSTQNEKAIEFEKALALD, from the coding sequence ATGAAACAACGAACTATCAAAAACAAAGTAGAGCTAACAGGTATAGGGCTTCACAAAGGCGTGCCTGTGAAGCTAGAGCTAGAGCCACTAGAAGCAAATAGTGGAATCGTATTTTATCGTAGCGATTTGGGCGTGTCTATCCCACTTAAGCCAGAATCTATCATTGATACGACTATGGCGACTGTAATAGGCAAAGGCGAAGCAAAAATCTCTACTATTGAGCATCTAATGAGTGCGATATATGCCTATGGGATTGACAATCTAAAAATCAATGTCGATAATGAGGAAATCCCCATAATGGACGGCAGCTCTATCGCGTGGTGTATGTTACTTGATGAAGCGGGGATTAGGGAGTTTGGCGAGGCAAGAGAACTTGTGATGATAAAAAAGCCACTTGAAGTGCGCGATGGCGATAAGTTTGTGCGACTAGAGCCAAGTGAAAAAACGATTTTTGATTTTGCCATAGATTTTAAGCACCCAGCCATAGGCAAGCAACAATATAAGTTTGCATTTTCTCGCAAAAACTACCGCGAAGAAATCGCACGCGCTAGGACATTTGGATTTTTACAAGAGGTAAATTATCTGCGTTCTATCGGGCTTGGCAAAGGTGGAAATCTAAACAACTGCATCGTGCTAGATGAAAGCGGGATAATGAATAAAGACGGCTTGCGATATAGTGAGGAGTTTGTAAGGCACAAGATTTTGGATGCGATTGGCGATATGGCGATACTTGGGATTCCCTTGCTTGGTAGCTATGTGTCTTTTGCAGGTAGTCATAAGCTAAATTCTATGCTTACACAAAAACTCCTTAGCGATGAAAGTGCTTATGAAATCATCACTTCTACACAAAACGAAAAAGCGATTGAGTTTGAAAAAGCACTAGCACTTGATTAG
- a CDS encoding septum site-determining protein MinC: MKTRQHNQRVIVLEEQNENDIIKFLHKNALLLMRFVINFKSPISQNLQSTLKELNLCYFVGVIESKPTQSEQEKIENLNTDSTKEILGTKSSQNDLDKPKSCANSTKIIHKVRSGEEITHNGSLHILGDITSGAKVSASGSVTIFGDCYGVLEVKGEFLILRKLHSGYIVFDDEKLNADMLAKINANDNLKIIIKNGTNIIIKDIVLG, encoded by the coding sequence ATGAAAACAAGACAGCATAATCAACGAGTAATTGTCCTAGAGGAGCAAAATGAAAATGATATTATCAAATTCTTGCATAAAAATGCCTTGTTGCTTATGCGCTTTGTGATAAACTTCAAGTCCCCTATTTCACAAAATCTACAATCCACGCTAAAAGAGCTAAATCTCTGCTACTTCGTGGGTGTGATAGAATCAAAGCCCACTCAAAGCGAGCAAGAAAAAATAGAAAATCTAAACACAGATTCTACAAAAGAGATTTTAGGGACAAAATCTAGCCAAAATGATTTAGACAAACCCAAATCTTGTGCCAATTCCACAAAGATTATCCACAAGGTGCGAAGTGGTGAGGAAATCACACATAATGGCTCTCTACACATTCTAGGCGATATAACAAGCGGGGCAAAGGTAAGTGCAAGCGGAAGCGTAACGATATTTGGCGATTGCTATGGGGTGCTAGAAGTTAAGGGGGAGTTTTTGATTTTGCGCAAATTGCACTCGGGGTATATTGTGTTTGATGATGAGAAGTTAAATGCCGATATGCTCGCAAAAATAAACGCAAATGACAATCTAAAAATCATCATAAAAAATGGCACAAATATCATCATAAAAGACATAGTTTTGGGCTAA
- a CDS encoding M23 family metallopeptidase — protein sequence MAKEAIPMRIERVASPSQRANMNSFAKILTAIAVVLLGFYVYSLDLFSENPPQTKVYLYINPTKPVPIDDTSVWNTNRQIAVFAQSVSGIKSYTIKARTKGGLTVVNTKEVLNDKPKKLKIVLPKPDVPLPDKTTVDYEICITDWSNANLFSGSTTKKNLQLTINSKQPVITVISHSNKISYGGSALVVFHIDSVDIGELSISNGVQEFIPFPFMKEGYYAALIAWSIASKNFSASIFVRDSGYNTRKMVVPFIRDNAPRYSKSTIVLKEDFLNNKLDSLISDIGRSFPAGMEDNFEKFQYINETIRNQDDEIISTKLQEAMSARAILLSQKPNWENFTPLKGYSTVGRFGDARTYIAPDKQTSQSVHLGIDMASVKNDKIMLSNDGKIALSQQLGVYGKTILVEHSFGLVTLYSHLQEIQRDENEVVRKGDVLGLTGQSGWAFGDHLHFGVLVGGVPVRVSEWLDSKWIKNNITDIFESAALSIQRQGENPMNLEQ from the coding sequence ATGGCAAAAGAGGCGATACCTATGCGTATAGAGAGAGTGGCAAGCCCAAGTCAAAGGGCGAATATGAATAGTTTTGCAAAGATTTTGACTGCTATTGCGGTTGTTTTGTTGGGATTTTATGTTTACTCGCTTGATTTATTTAGCGAAAATCCACCACAAACCAAAGTCTATCTCTACATAAACCCCACCAAACCTGTCCCCATAGATGACACAAGCGTGTGGAATACAAACCGACAAATCGCTGTTTTTGCCCAAAGTGTGAGCGGAATCAAATCCTACACCATAAAGGCTCGCACAAAAGGCGGGCTTACTGTGGTAAATACAAAAGAAGTGCTAAATGATAAGCCAAAAAAACTAAAAATAGTGCTACCAAAGCCTGATGTCCCACTGCCTGATAAAACTACCGTGGATTATGAGATTTGCATCACCGATTGGAGTAATGCAAATCTATTTAGCGGAAGCACGACTAAGAAAAATCTGCAACTAACTATCAACTCAAAGCAACCCGTCATAACCGTCATATCACATTCTAATAAAATCAGCTATGGTGGTAGCGCACTTGTAGTGTTTCACATAGATAGCGTAGATATAGGGGAGCTAAGCATTAGCAATGGCGTGCAAGAATTTATCCCTTTTCCCTTTATGAAAGAGGGATATTATGCCGCACTTATAGCGTGGTCAATCGCTAGCAAAAACTTCAGTGCAAGCATTTTTGTGCGAGATTCTGGCTACAATACTCGCAAAATGGTTGTGCCATTTATACGAGATAATGCTCCACGCTACTCCAAATCCACCATTGTGCTAAAAGAGGATTTTCTAAACAACAAGCTAGATTCTTTGATTAGTGATATTGGCCGTAGTTTCCCCGCAGGTATGGAGGATAATTTTGAAAAATTCCAATACATAAACGAAACCATTCGCAACCAAGATGATGAGATTATCTCCACAAAGCTGCAAGAAGCAATGAGTGCACGAGCAATCTTGCTATCCCAAAAACCTAATTGGGAAAACTTCACTCCGCTCAAAGGATATAGCACGGTCGGTAGGTTTGGCGATGCTCGCACATACATAGCACCTGATAAGCAAACAAGTCAATCTGTGCATTTGGGAATTGATATGGCAAGTGTCAAAAATGATAAAATTATGTTGTCAAATGACGGAAAAATCGCCCTTTCACAACAGCTAGGCGTGTATGGCAAAACCATTCTTGTAGAGCATAGCTTCGGGCTAGTAACGCTGTATTCTCACTTACAGGAAATCCAAAGAGATGAAAATGAAGTCGTAAGAAAAGGCGATGTCTTGGGGCTCACAGGGCAGAGTGGCTGGGCTTTTGGCGACCATTTGCACTTCGGAGTTTTGGTAGGAGGCGTGCCTGTGAGGGTAAGTGAGTGGCTAGACTCAAAGTGGATAAAAAACAACATAACAGATATTTTTGAAAGTGCGGCTTTAAGCATACAAAGGCAGGGCGAGAATCCTATGAATTTGGAACAATAA
- a CDS encoding 3-isopropylmalate dehydratase large subunit, producing the protein MSKPQSPQTITEKIFSHHCGKKVYADEIIETNIDMVIGNDITTPLSIKAFENSGASKLANPDSFCIVMDHYIPAKDILSANQARISRDFAKKHSLKHYFDERDMGIEHALLPEKGLVVSGDVIIGADSHTCTHGALGAFSTGLGSTDLAYAMITGKNWFRVPRSIKVNFRSENIKNGKSTSMAKGIYGKDLILEVIRRLGVDGALYQALEFGGEAISTLSMDDRFSLCNMAIEAGAKNGIIPPDEITKEFLDSRKKANGGLRAEPIFHTSDEGAKYERVLEIDTDTLEPLVAYPFLPSNGKSISQATKDDIKIDQAFIGSCTNGRLSDLQIAASILKGKKIHSDVRLIITPGTQAIYKAAHKLGYIDTLLESGALISNPTCGACLGGYMGILGDNEKCISTTNRNFIGRMGSRNSQVFLANSAVVAYSAIAGKIADPREVL; encoded by the coding sequence ATGTCAAAACCGCAATCCCCCCAAACTATCACAGAAAAAATATTTTCTCATCATTGTGGCAAAAAAGTCTATGCCGATGAAATCATAGAAACAAACATTGATATGGTTATCGGCAATGATATTACCACTCCGCTATCCATAAAAGCCTTTGAGAATTCAGGTGCAAGCAAGCTAGCAAATCCAGATAGTTTCTGCATCGTGATGGACCACTACATACCTGCAAAAGACATTCTCTCCGCAAATCAAGCTAGAATCTCACGCGATTTTGCCAAAAAGCACTCCTTAAAGCACTACTTTGATGAGCGAGATATGGGCATAGAGCACGCACTTTTGCCAGAAAAAGGCTTGGTAGTCAGCGGAGATGTCATCATCGGGGCAGATTCTCACACCTGCACTCACGGAGCATTGGGTGCGTTTAGCACGGGGCTTGGTAGCACTGATTTGGCTTATGCGATGATAACGGGCAAAAATTGGTTTAGAGTGCCTCGCTCTATCAAGGTAAATTTTCGTAGCGAAAATATCAAAAACGGCAAAAGCACAAGTATGGCAAAGGGAATCTATGGAAAGGATTTAATCCTAGAAGTGATTCGCAGGCTTGGCGTTGATGGCGCACTGTATCAAGCACTAGAGTTTGGTGGAGAAGCCATAAGCACGCTTAGTATGGATGATAGATTTTCGCTATGCAATATGGCAATAGAAGCGGGGGCAAAAAACGGCATAATCCCACCTGATGAGATAACAAAAGAATTTTTGGATTCTAGGAAAAAAGCAAATGGAGGTTTGAGGGCAGAGCCTATCTTTCATACAAGCGATGAGGGAGCGAAGTATGAGCGCGTGCTAGAAATCGACACAGACACACTAGAGCCACTTGTAGCATATCCGTTTTTGCCAAGCAATGGCAAAAGCATAAGTCAAGCGACAAAAGATGATATAAAAATCGACCAAGCCTTTATCGGTAGCTGCACAAATGGACGCCTAAGCGATTTGCAAATCGCAGCCTCCATCCTAAAGGGCAAAAAAATCCACTCTGATGTGCGACTAATCATCACACCGGGCACACAAGCTATCTACAAAGCCGCTCACAAGCTAGGCTACATAGATACTCTCCTAGAATCAGGGGCACTTATCTCAAATCCCACTTGTGGAGCTTGTCTTGGCGGATATATGGGGATTTTGGGAGATAATGAAAAGTGCATAAGCACGACAAACCGAAATTTCATAGGCAGAATGGGCTCTCGCAACTCACAAGTGTTTTTGGCAAATTCTGCAGTAGTGGCTTACTCCGCGATAGCAGGCAAAATAGCCGACCCAAGAGAAGTGCTATGA
- the tuf gene encoding elongation factor Tu, whose translation MAKEKFVKNKPHVNIGTIGHVDHGKTTLSAAISAVLSTKGLAEMKDYDKIDNAPEERERGITIATSHIEYETENRHYAHVDCPGHADYVKNMITGAAQMDGAILVVSAADGPMPQTREHILLSRQVGVPYIVVFLNKQDMVDDQELLDLVEMEVRELLSQYEFPGDTTPIVAGSALKALEEAKSGSVGEWGEKVLKLMAEVDAYIPTPERDTEKTFLMPVEDVFSIAGRGTVVTGRIERGVVKVGDEVEIVGIRDTQKTTVTGVEMFRKELDKGEAGDNVGILLRGTKKEEVERGMVLCKPGSITPHSVFEGEIYVLSKDEGGRHTPFVNNYRPQFYVRTTDVTGSIKLPDGVEMVMPGDNVKITVELISPIALEVGTKFAIREGGRTVGAGVVSKIIK comes from the coding sequence ATGGCAAAGGAAAAATTTGTCAAAAACAAGCCCCATGTGAATATTGGGACTATTGGGCATGTAGACCACGGCAAAACAACACTAAGTGCTGCTATTTCAGCTGTTTTATCAACAAAAGGTCTTGCAGAAATGAAAGACTACGACAAGATTGATAATGCGCCTGAAGAACGCGAAAGAGGTATTACTATCGCTACTTCTCACATTGAGTATGAGACAGAAAATCGCCACTATGCGCATGTGGATTGTCCCGGACACGCTGACTATGTAAAGAATATGATTACAGGTGCGGCACAAATGGACGGAGCGATTCTAGTCGTTTCGGCAGCTGATGGCCCTATGCCTCAAACTAGAGAGCATATCTTGCTTTCTCGCCAAGTGGGCGTGCCTTACATTGTAGTATTCCTAAATAAGCAAGATATGGTAGATGACCAAGAGTTGCTCGATTTGGTGGAAATGGAAGTGCGCGAATTGCTAAGCCAATATGAATTCCCCGGTGATACCACACCTATCGTAGCTGGCTCTGCACTCAAAGCACTTGAGGAAGCAAAATCTGGCAGTGTGGGTGAGTGGGGTGAAAAAGTCCTAAAGCTTATGGCTGAAGTAGATGCTTATATTCCAACACCTGAGCGTGATACAGAAAAGACATTCCTAATGCCTGTCGAAGATGTGTTTTCAATCGCAGGGCGCGGAACTGTTGTTACAGGTAGGATTGAGCGTGGTGTAGTAAAAGTGGGCGACGAGGTTGAAATCGTTGGAATCCGCGACACGCAAAAAACTACCGTTACAGGTGTAGAAATGTTTAGAAAAGAGCTTGATAAAGGTGAGGCTGGCGATAATGTCGGTATCCTTTTGCGCGGAACAAAAAAAGAAGAAGTAGAGCGTGGTATGGTTCTTTGTAAGCCCGGCTCTATCACTCCTCATAGCGTATTTGAGGGTGAAATCTATGTCCTATCCAAAGATGAAGGCGGGCGACATACTCCATTTGTAAATAACTATCGCCCACAATTCTATGTGCGCACAACTGATGTAACAGGCTCTATCAAGTTGCCCGATGGTGTAGAAATGGTAATGCCCGGCGACAATGTCAAAATCACGGTTGAGCTTATCAGCCCAATCGCACTTGAGGTAGGCACGAAGTTTGCTAT